One region of Polaribacter pectinis genomic DNA includes:
- a CDS encoding MFS transporter — MRKFITKTFGLRDDEIRISFLMLLYIFIVITVLLIVKPTVNALFVSKLGADNLPFGYLLVAGVAVITSYFYNKAIRKFSLVKVTLISLATFSLAFIALSLVLRFNIISNWILYFYYVFISLFAVVATSQFWLFANMVFNAREAKRNFGFIGAGAIAGGIFGGYLTSIIASSFGTDIAIFVAALLILVCIPILKSVYNLKIKNLNVFKRKQVIANQENLESSSLRLISKSKHLTYIALITGIGVIVAKLVDFQFSDFAHKAIPNSDDLAAFFGFWFSTFNVVALTIQLFLTNKILARLGVSSTLLILPLTIAFGSLLFLTFPELWVLILIKGIDGSAKQSINKAAVELSIMPIPLLIKNQAKSYIDVAVDSIATGIAGFLLIFLIKRLDLDTSYITVIILLFTFIWILFIYRLREAYFNSFKANIQKTLTFEAKSEKNNKAENTIADVKNILENGDEDSILNMLDRLKDYNQNSFNTKVVKLLDHPSNQIKTKAIDYLDSFEDVDILAKVEKLVYEKDDVLVYVALDYILAHSHLSDESFFNKYLDHKIEYISNGALLTLAKQSSNNSKLGKKYRLTERLEERTDIFTLDELHTKKEILAGLLMSIAYTRLTKYYKFISIHLKSDIDYIVKFSTIAAGISSDEVFINDLLELLESKKHRKRAVQALKNYGPKIIDIILQIDENNELKHAVRKHIPKIIESFNNEQAVRVLSRLLRSKNAVTRLEASKSLKKIRKNNQQLYISSRVVKNQILRESSYYKNTLEIITSIQHIINDDLANEAVKSNQQIYEARKVMMNALEKVLDYNLRCIFNLLSLIYNEEDINMTYVGIQSEIKEARINSLEFLDNILQSKIKMMVLPVVENYVIDDNRLDPSVIKINILSEKKYLQRIMRMGGTHLKILVLRYLQISKNKNYISLIIPLKKFKSEAVREVATKTYHLFISNNN, encoded by the coding sequence TTGAGGAAATTTATAACAAAAACTTTTGGATTAAGAGATGATGAAATACGCATCTCTTTTTTAATGCTTTTATATATTTTTATTGTAATTACAGTTTTACTAATTGTAAAACCTACAGTAAATGCATTATTCGTTTCTAAATTAGGTGCAGATAATTTGCCTTTTGGTTATCTTTTGGTTGCTGGTGTTGCCGTAATTACATCTTATTTTTACAATAAAGCTATTAGAAAATTTTCTCTTGTCAAGGTTACTTTAATTTCACTAGCTACTTTTAGTTTGGCTTTTATAGCGTTAAGTTTGGTCTTAAGGTTTAATATTATAAGTAACTGGATATTATATTTTTACTATGTTTTTATTTCTTTATTTGCAGTAGTTGCAACCTCTCAATTTTGGTTGTTTGCAAATATGGTTTTTAATGCACGAGAAGCAAAAAGAAATTTTGGCTTTATAGGAGCAGGAGCAATTGCTGGAGGAATTTTTGGAGGTTATTTAACAAGTATTATTGCTTCTAGTTTTGGTACAGATATTGCTATTTTTGTAGCTGCATTACTAATACTGGTTTGCATTCCTATTTTAAAAAGTGTTTATAATTTAAAAATTAAAAACTTAAATGTCTTTAAAAGAAAGCAAGTAATTGCAAATCAAGAAAATTTAGAAAGTTCTTCTTTACGTTTAATATCTAAATCTAAACACTTAACATATATTGCATTAATTACAGGTATTGGTGTAATTGTTGCAAAATTAGTAGATTTCCAGTTTAGCGATTTTGCTCATAAAGCAATTCCAAATTCAGATGATTTAGCAGCTTTTTTTGGATTTTGGTTTTCAACTTTTAATGTAGTTGCTTTAACTATTCAATTATTCTTAACCAATAAAATTTTAGCAAGATTAGGAGTTTCATCAACATTATTAATACTTCCTTTAACAATTGCTTTTGGAAGTTTACTGTTTCTAACGTTTCCAGAACTATGGGTTTTAATTTTAATAAAAGGTATTGATGGAAGTGCAAAACAATCTATAAATAAGGCAGCTGTAGAATTGTCTATTATGCCAATTCCATTATTAATTAAAAATCAGGCAAAGTCATATATAGATGTTGCTGTAGATAGTATTGCAACTGGTATTGCAGGGTTTTTGTTAATTTTTCTTATTAAAAGGCTAGATTTAGATACCTCTTATATTACAGTTATAATTCTGCTTTTTACATTTATTTGGATTTTATTTATCTATCGTTTAAGAGAAGCTTATTTTAATTCCTTTAAAGCAAATATTCAAAAAACATTAACTTTTGAAGCAAAAAGTGAAAAGAATAATAAAGCAGAAAACACTATTGCTGATGTAAAAAATATTTTAGAGAATGGAGATGAAGATTCAATTTTAAACATGTTAGATAGATTAAAAGATTATAATCAAAATTCTTTTAATACAAAGGTTGTAAAGTTATTAGACCATCCTTCAAATCAAATAAAAACAAAAGCCATTGACTATTTAGACTCTTTTGAAGATGTAGATATTCTAGCCAAAGTAGAAAAGTTAGTTTATGAAAAAGATGATGTTTTAGTTTATGTTGCATTAGATTATATTTTGGCACATTCGCATCTTTCTGATGAATCTTTTTTTAATAAATATTTAGACCATAAAATTGAATATATTTCTAATGGTGCATTATTAACGCTGGCAAAACAAAGTTCTAATAATTCTAAACTAGGTAAAAAATATCGTTTAACAGAAAGGTTAGAAGAAAGAACAGATATTTTTACTTTAGATGAATTACATACCAAAAAAGAAATTTTAGCTGGTTTGTTAATGAGTATTGCTTATACCAGACTTACAAAATATTACAAGTTTATTAGTATTCACTTAAAAAGTGATATTGATTACATTGTAAAATTCTCCACAATAGCTGCAGGTATTTCTTCGGATGAGGTTTTTATTAATGATTTGTTAGAGTTATTAGAAAGTAAAAAGCATAGAAAAAGAGCCGTACAAGCTTTAAAAAACTACGGGCCAAAAATTATTGATATTATTTTACAAATAGATGAAAATAATGAGTTGAAACATGCTGTTAGAAAGCATATACCAAAAATTATAGAATCTTTTAACAATGAACAAGCAGTTAGAGTTTTAAGTAGATTGTTAAGAAGTAAGAATGCTGTAACCAGATTAGAAGCATCTAAATCTTTAAAGAAAATAAGAAAAAATAATCAACAATTATATATTAGCTCTAGAGTTGTAAAAAATCAGATTTTAAGAGAGAGTAGTTATTATAAAAATACGTTAGAAATTATAACTTCAATACAACATATAATAAATGACGATTTGGCAAACGAAGCCGTAAAATCGAATCAGCAAATTTACGAAGCTAGAAAAGTAATGATGAATGCTTTAGAAAAAGTTTTAGATTATAACTTAAGATGTATTTTTAACTTGTTAAGTTTAATTTATAATGAGGAAGATATAAATATGACCTATGTTGGTATACAAAGTGAAATAAAGGAAGCTAGAATAAATTCATTAGAATTTTTAGATAATATTTTACAAAGTAAAATAAAAATGATGGTGCTTCCTGTAGTAGAAAATTATGTAATTGATGACAATAGGTTAGATCCTTCAGTAATTAAGATAAACATATTATCAGAGAAGAAATATTTGCAGAGAATAATGAGAATGGGAGGTACACATTTAAAAATTCTTGTTCTTCGATATTTACAAATATCAAAAAACAAGAATTATATATCTTTAATAATACCGCTAAAAAAGTTTAAGAGTGAGGCTGTTAGAGAAGTAGCAACAAAAACGTATCACTTATTTATTTCTAATAATAATTAA